In Calderihabitans maritimus, the genomic window CTTTTGGTGCTGGAAGTTTCTGATGTCTTCTCGATTTAAAATATATCCTAAAGGAATAGCTACCGCTCCGGCAATGAGAGTCAGCAGTCCTCCCTTCCAGGTGACCAGTTCTGTAGCAACCCCCGCAGATGCCGCCGTTAAACCGGGAGCACCCTGGATAATCACGTCACCGGCGAGAGTCATTGCCTGTCCGGCCAAGGCTAAGGCCACGGCACCCAACATAGGTGGGAGTCCGGCTCTTACCGCCGCAGGTACTAGCAGCGCTCCGATCAAAGGAACAGCCGGAGTAGGCCAGAAGAACAACGAAATTATGACCGTAGCTACGCAAACTACTATATAGCTTACCAGCGGAGAAACCATTAATTTACTCATTGGCTTAACCAGCAATTCATCTCCGCCGGTAGCGCTGATAGACTTTAACATGGCTACCATTAAACTAATGATCAAGAAAATACCAAATAATTCTTTCGCCGCCACCAGGCTGGCATTAAATACCGCTTGTACCGCCGTTATCAGATTACCGGTGTACACCAAGCCAATTAAAAATGTGAATACAATACACGGAATAACTACATTTCGGCGGAGTATCATGGTTAGAACAACCACCAACACCCCTAAGACGTATAACCAATGAGCTAAAGTCACACCAGCACCTCCAAACTTTTTAAGTAAGATTTGATGTTTCAGATAATTAATCCCCTAATCTCCCCGTTGCCCCTAGCTGTCGTTTAGAGATTTTGAACTTCCTGCTTTTCCCCTTCCAACCTCCTTTCCTTATGTAAGATCAACGAACTACCGCTCATCACCAGATAGTGAATTCTCAATTCTCCTAACCTCTTTTTGTCTTAAAAGCTGGCCAATACCTAGAACCAGAATAATGGCGGTTAACGGCACCAACCATTCGGGTATCTGATTTTCAACCCAATGGCTTATAAACTGTTCGGATACAATCATCTCACCAGCCGTCCAAGCCAGTACCGCAGCCCCAGCCTGGATGATTATCGGAAAGCGTTCCATTAAAGCGAGAAGTACCCGGCTACCAAAAATTACAATGGGAATGCTCAACGATAAACCAAACACCAGCAAGCCTACATGTCCTCGGGCTGCCCCTGCAATTCCAAGAACATTATCCAGACTCATAACAAAATCCGCCGCTATAATGATTTTAATAGCCTGAAACAAATTGCTCGCCGCATCGACTTCTTTTTCTTCTTTTTCTTCTCTTAAAAGTTTGAGAGCTATAACCAGTAGCAATAAACCTCCTATCAACCGCAAGAAAGACACACGCAACAACTGTATGGCCACGGTAGCCAGGATAACTCTTAAAAATACGGCGCCAAATGTTCCCAGGTAAATGGCTTTTTTCCTATCCTTTTCCGGCAAAAGACGACAGGCCATGGCAATTACTACTGCATTGTCACCACTCAACACTAGATCGATCATTATAATACTAAGCACAGGTAATATTAAATCCAACAACGAACCCTCCTAAATATTCGCTCATCACGGATGAGGATTGTTTTTTATAAATAAATGGCTGAACTATCTTTTATCACGCCCCCTCCCTCTTATTGTTCATTCACTCATCATTGATGAGGATTTTATTCGACAAGATTTTTCTTTTTCCTGCTGAAAAATAAAAAAATTCAGGTAGTAATAATTTTCACGAACAAATATATGGTCTGGCTTTTCAGCCAGATGTCTTACACTTCTTTACTTTGACGTACCACTTCATATAAAAGAAGGGCTGCCGCTATCGCAGCATTTAACGATTCTGCTCTGCCCGGTAGAGGAATTTTGACCAAAATATCAGCCTCTTGCAAAAGTACCTTAGAAGGCCCGCTGTTTTCATTCCCCACCGCCAGAGCTACTGGAGGCTTAAGGTTCACATCCCAGTAATCAGTTTTGGCCGCCACATGCGCAACCGCCAGCTTAATTCCTGCAGGACGTAAGACTTTGATTAATTCTCCGGTAGCAACGCGGATCAAAGGGATGCGAAACACGGACCCCATAGTTGCACGTAAGACCTTATCATTGTAAAAGTCAACCGTCCCTTCCGTAGCCACTACTCCGCTTGCCGATACTGCATCAGCCGTCCGTATCATGGTGCCTAAATTTCCCGGATCCTGAACCCCGTCAGCTATTAGCAGAATGCCCGGTCGGATTCGGAATATTTGAGACAGATTTGAATTCTTTTGGTAAAGTACAGCCAGTATTCCCTGCGGATTTTCCGTCCGGCATAACTTTCTAAACAAATTATCTTCCACCGGATAGCTTTTAATGTTTTTCTTCTCTATTTCCTCCAGTAGTTTTTTGCCTCGTGAAGTTTTCCCCACTTCAGGGGAATACAGCACAAAATCAAATGCCACAGACGAAACTAGCGCTTCTTCCAACATTCGAATTCCTTCGATTACAAATTTGCCGGTTTCTTCTCGTTTCTTACGCTTTTGTAAAGCGGCAACCAGCTTTATTAAAGGATTCTGACGGGAGGTAAGAATCTTCATATTGTGCAGACGCCTCCATTAACCTATGTCCAACTTCTTTAATCCCTCTTTTGAACCTATCACTACCAAAACATCACCGTCATAAACCCTGACATCAGCACCAGGAGCAGCCAGAACTTCATTTCCCTTCTTAACGACTATTACAGTGACGCCGTACCGGGCTCTTAGATTTAGCTCGCCCAGAGTTTTACCGTGAAATTCAGCCGGACATGCTACTTCCACAATACTATAATCTGGAGCCAGTTCAATATAATCCAGTACATTAGTAGCTATCAGGTTATGGGCCAGTCGGATGCCCATATCCCGCTCTGGATACACAACTTGATCGGCACCCACTCTTTCCAAAACTTTACCATGCATTTCATTTAAAGCCTTAGCTACCACCCTTTGAACTCCTAGTTCTTTTAATATCAAAGTTACTAAAATGCTGGCCTGTACATCTTGTCCTATAGCCACCACTACCGCATCAAAATTACGCACCCCAAGAGTCTTCAGGGCCTCTTCATCCATGGCGTCAATTTGAA contains:
- a CDS encoding TerC family protein, translated to MDLILPVLSIIMIDLVLSGDNAVVIAMACRLLPEKDRKKAIYLGTFGAVFLRVILATVAIQLLRVSFLRLIGGLLLLVIALKLLREEKEEKEVDAASNLFQAIKIIIAADFVMSLDNVLGIAGAARGHVGLLVFGLSLSIPIVIFGSRVLLALMERFPIIIQAGAAVLAWTAGEMIVSEQFISHWVENQIPEWLVPLTAIILVLGIGQLLRQKEVRRIENSLSGDER
- a CDS encoding TrmH family RNA methyltransferase, which produces MKILTSRQNPLIKLVAALQKRKKREETGKFVIEGIRMLEEALVSSVAFDFVLYSPEVGKTSRGKKLLEEIEKKNIKSYPVEDNLFRKLCRTENPQGILAVLYQKNSNLSQIFRIRPGILLIADGVQDPGNLGTMIRTADAVSASGVVATEGTVDFYNDKVLRATMGSVFRIPLIRVATGELIKVLRPAGIKLAVAHVAAKTDYWDVNLKPPVALAVGNENSGPSKVLLQEADILVKIPLPGRAESLNAAIAAALLLYEVVRQSKEV
- a CDS encoding potassium channel family protein, translating into MKKSFVVIGLGRFGSSLAKTLSQMGHEVLAVDVSEERVQNISEYVTHAVQIDAMDEEALKTLGVRNFDAVVVAIGQDVQASILVTLILKELGVQRVVAKALNEMHGKVLERVGADQVVYPERDMGIRLAHNLIATNVLDYIELAPDYSIVEVACPAEFHGKTLGELNLRARYGVTVIVVKKGNEVLAAPGADVRVYDGDVLVVIGSKEGLKKLDIG